In Choloepus didactylus isolate mChoDid1 chromosome X, mChoDid1.pri, whole genome shotgun sequence, a genomic segment contains:
- the LOC119523461 gene encoding protein AF-10-like gives MVSSDRPVSLEDEVSHSMKEMIGGCCVCSDERGWAENPLVYCDGHGCSVAMHQACYGIVQVPTGPWFCRKCESQERAARVRCELCPHKDGALKRTDNGGWAHVVCALYIPEVQFANVSTMEPIVLQSVPHDRYNKKLEAL, from the coding sequence ATGGTCTCTAGCGACCGGCCCGTGTCACTGGAGGACGAGGTGTCCCATAGTATGAAGGAGATGATTGGAGGCTGTTGCGTTTGCTCAGACGAGAGAGGCTGGGCCGAGAACCCGCTGGTGTACTGCGACGGGCACGGCTGCAGCGTCGCGATGCATCAAGCTTGCTATGGCATTGTTCAAGTACCCACTGGACCATGGTTTTGCAGGAAATGTGAATCTCAGGAGAGAGCAGCCAGAGTGAGATGTGAGCTGTGTCCCCATAAGGATGGAGCTTTAAAAAGAACCGATAATGGGGGTTGGGCTCATGTGGTTTGTGCCCTGTATATTCCAGAGGTACAGTTTGCCAATGTTTCTACAATGGAACCAATTGTTTTACAGTCTGTTCCACATGATCGTTATAATAAGAaactggaggccttatga